The Brachyhypopomus gauderio isolate BG-103 chromosome 2, BGAUD_0.2, whole genome shotgun sequence genome contains a region encoding:
- the LOC143508450 gene encoding uncharacterized protein LOC143508450 isoform X1 codes for MTKLQLLHRALNERLMAAVEQIMEMVGGTVLEYEEETVRARRENEVLRRRLRWVEGENPTEWPGEAEPSGLQQQPVSLADGPALEPMAIKTEPIDTCDSQSFTPDSSLVTPGHTADLEAVEPATSTPADSGLHGGASWDSAYSYMAPLDFDPTLPSVVRHWRGRSRSQRMSFACPDCGKVFGREHRLIIHMRVHSAERPYAYRRRKACFYGDKKRKKKLHKNSKTSQEITDELSDASEQTERSTGLDDISAPATPAPSAPEAEPDEAVGGASEQREGSAGKPVGLRARQGGASKMPRCLQCKRVFTHVSRLAIHMKTHRKPLPAPEKREAHGATYKPDRRSRQHPKKSAMRNNETEVERARAGGQTLFQCSECRKVFARSCWLTFHLKSHERERALARKQLKQRQPPASKTQKGVPPDSPEPTKQSSKEVTGEDDKVPVLKKIFACPYCDKVFAREGWLGPHIRSHTSKTPQNSGIFADNIISGSAQRRTRRTIISQSFQQLKDGTKEATTNKQTNKVSEDSKRKIEKPEKVTEQPKASNVETTKNDSESKRNSETKRISNDESEKNPDETNQIPDDSTTTPKESSGGKDVVRAKKRYTCRQCGKVYLLFGCLKTHKRMHKLEKKRMRLKLLEERRRLEESLKGSLEEEKSIAERRPKRSTRVLEMQHRQDGRRLPKKPLFDEVEFRLKTPKNEDKPSDIQPAEAKSKEAAPKTPGRCICKHCGKVYARRNWLNLHILGHRKRTLALQQDSDETCKNDDEQTSQGGSSADDSAVQKGKDRGKAFPCPFCEKAFPRAMQLMGHVQIHSGEKPYPYRQRKEQFYGDLTRPRGPNSDSQEPAIENTDERGKDDGVAVSRNQTSAVSQDHTSTTEPMETVQPQSVCTGRKFSPLPLQSAGATTSQSTTHSKTDPKSVGNAISHFSLQPRIVLEPITAEPKHWTASGEDGFSTVSAGTSDVELHQNSELADAAIVNAIDYQVSPTQITLENFNTYGCHDGQNPLSSISYTVLSETDDSDIVCVKLGSFCNSRENTSYLPNLMKGDVELVEIEGEPDSPGSQINSPSVNPSFTGTVNSVARHTLPFSESEIGSSDQALISYSDSTDMLLTASEVPLAETSAGATPKEADIQPVYTIISDADEDNDEGHDDCDWLNVSSNLDEKKTSTEGQIQLEQSGLKSTSVSQPFQDTSGIEHTNSPLCADPPHPAMDRIEVASPGIVDKIPASSSEQATDSDSDVVFVPNKTSEQSEHGGPLANEEQTDESRTDPKVQFTCVPCGLNFDSESSLALHKKMHSLPGGTDEKSLAFKKLKKKFKNMQIKQHVAHIQTSEIGREDSADIVEISGERNPATLLRLTVDELSDVYPDTDASRSPRAASTSPAVGKEPKKEKKTLYCRFCGKACRKIELHLKYDHSREPQVMEALRFSKTSEERKKLLGRLCSKEKMGCDTIDGVRSGKAEDLVHCLFCKGSYLRNQFWKHALICEEKKTKDLTEQDGVVLQPTSRPTQETFEPESENAIQGTICNTTQQTLPESSTIQNTLASVSPLPETDSALINPNTGPETEDPPVLYIGNGAVKMNIDSESSDPPILDSFHSAHVHKISVPDTGNGIAKNPNVEPLSPPVLDSCHAAPEAAHLELETPLSLSMDEGREQNKPDSECSDPPVLESCHGTPQDVDGGESTCPLIDSGGVLDAEQPTAELMSLPLFDATFENADRLLTSALKSPPLADPDEGDVQRNIGQDSPNSSQNVDCVAECVSPPESVVPSDNDNSGVPADATDTTLPTTYGGDLQETSDYETLTVEAAMPNLECVDSQQIAHQELNSVASSDPVKDPLNSESANSIVPEHVGYETGDSSIQVFETNEHVASATEPDSPAVWDHIPKETQQTPDPESNVTYSPTKQMFDSEGHIRANMDGFVEVANQDCDFKSALDSDSTTTVKRKLDRQSGAAHEEPKRCRLNDPLQKTPSEECEASTSTAPTSEQEHKHGPQPCSSNPSSPEDGEGKARLYKTHYCFYCRKPCVRMVPHLQSVHANEPEVAKALSYEKNSKERKQFLDFLRSKGDFLHNTDVVRSGEGCLVPSRRLGTASSNEHYEHCIYCLGLFSKRSLSNHVQRCKQKYPDRAATSCSDLLPVAASTSPSSTSNIGCTAENLNIAPVSPSGPPPDTSLSEELLKANPQSVNCTPGDEENPHAEPDGSLEREQSVGSLSETGHSGAQLDGNTEHAHSPPEDMSSSVDHADLETGSDVSPDTSFVGVQTGSDVTPDTSLVTGQTGSDYWHKGSPCNQTERNMSEEDKKPEAEQSSQRGLERRRRSSRPHIQPMKLDEDSDEESVSHSTKLHVCEHCSASFSSPYHLRRHVYTHTGERPYWCSQCNMGFIQKYRFRNHRMTHHGETQLSLDQELARHRKKRSHNVEKPAHSEPRQQPSEECTAVSPEPSNPDLERPASADKEEETLQQEEGRAGQEEGRAGKEEGRAGQEEDRAGQEEDRAGQEEPLVTITLDRKSQTLPEVSDHRAQLSREPEDPLSRSSTQPEKKRGKRRWSVIWRPAQSNSSGSSHSDAASDLSDREDSAESDDTYTPSNGEGQKRKPAGKASTHAGGPHKCPKCDKSFSELKNLRSHHRLAHSKVMGCNICGKAFAQTVDLQRHLLTHSGERPHRCDRCPRSFAQLGNLRKHQQTHQSVEQHRCPHCNMGFSDPDALGQHDCGRDKPFCCNICRQCFSSTKGLQGHLRKTHPKAQILGSKVKDR; via the exons atgaccaAATTACAGCTGCTGCACCGCGCGCTAAACGAGCGCTTGATGGCGGCGGTGGAGCAGATCATGGAGATGGTGGGCGGCACGGTGTTGGAGTACGAGGAGGAGACGGTCCGAGCGCGGAGAGAAAACGAAGTACTGAGGCGGAGGTTACGGTGGGTGGAGGGCGAGAACCCCACCGAGTGGCCCG GTGAGGCAGAGCCCTCCGGACTTCAGCAGCAACCCGTGAGCCTAGCAGACGGTCCAGCACTGGAACCCATGGCCATCAAAACGGAGCCCATCGACACCTGTGACTCGCAGTCGTTCACACCCGACAGCAGCCTGGTGACCCCTGGCCACACCGCCGACCTGGAAGCAGTCGAACCCGCGACCAGCACTCCCGCCGACAGCGGCCTCCACGGCGGGGCGTCGTGGGACTCCGCTTACAGCTACATGGCACCCCTGGACTTTGACCCCACCCTGCCCAGCGTGGTGAGGCACTGGAGGGGCAGGAGCCGCAGCCAGAGGATGTCCTTCGCCTGTCCGGACTGTGGAAAAGTGTTCGGCAGAGAGCACAGACTGATAATACACATGCGCGTCCACTCTGCCGAGAGGCCTTACGCATATCGCAGGCGCAAAGCCTGTTTCTACGGAGACAAGAAGCGTAAGAAGAAGTTACACAAGAACTCCAAG ACGTCTCAAGAGATCACAGACGAGCTATCGGATGCCTCGGAACAGACGGAACGCAGCACTGGATTGGACGACATAAGTGCTCCAGCAACTCCTGCTCCCAGCGCTCCAGAGGCGGAGCCTGACGAGGCAGTGGGTGGGGCCAGTGAGCAGCGAGAGGGCAGTGCCGGCAAGCCCGTGGGCCTCCGCGCCAGGCAGGGAGGGGCCAGCAAGATGCCCCGTTGTCTGCAGTGTAAACGAGTCTTCACTCACGTGTCACGGCTGGCCATTCACATGAAGACCCACAGGAAACCGCTTCCTGCTCCAGAGAAACGTGAAGCGCATGGAGCCACTTACAAGCCAGACCGGAGATCACGGCAGCATCCCAAG AAATCAGCGATGAGGAACAACGAGACGGAGGTGGAGAGGGCGAGAGCGGGCGGCCAGACGCTCTTCCAGTGCTCCGAATGCAGGAAGGTGTTCGCCCGCTCCTGTTGGCTGACCTTTCACCTGAAGTCTCACGAGCGGGAGCGCGCCTTAGCCCGCAAACAGCTGAAGCAGAGACAGCCCCCAGCCAGCAAGACGCAGAAGGGTGTCCCGCCCGACTCTCCAGAG CCAACAAAACAGAGTTCAAAGGAAGTGACTGGTGAGGACGACAAAGTTCCTGTCCTGAAGAAGATCTTTGCCTGCCCATATTGTGATAAGGTTTTTGCTCGTGAAGGATGGTTGGGCCCACATATTCGAAGTCATACATCTAAGACACCACAAAATAGTGGGATTTTTGCTGATAACATCATATCTGGTTCTGCTCAGAGAAGAACCCGCCGTACCATCATCTCCCAG tcCTTCCAACAGTTAAAAGACGGCACCAAGGaggcaacaacaaacaaacaaacaaacaaagtctCAGAAGATTCAAAAAGAAAAATCGAAAAGCCAGAAAAAGTCACAGAGCAACCAAAAGCAAGTAATGTTGAGACCACCAAAAATGATTCGGAATCAAAAAGAAACTCGGAAACCAAAAGAATCAGTAATGATGAATCTGAAAAAAACCCTGACGAAACAAATCAAATCCCAGATGATTCAACAACGACCCCCAAAGAATCATCTGGAGGAAAAGATGTGGTCAGAGCAAAGAAAAGGTACACTTGTCGACAGTGTGGCAAAGTTTATTTACTTTTCGGTTGCCTAAAAACCCACAAGAGGATGCATAAATTGGAGAAGAAGAGGATGCGCCTGAAGCTGTTGGAGGAGCGAAGACGATTGGAGGAGAGCTTGAAGGGGAGTCTTGAGGAGGAGAAGAGCATCGCGGAAAGGAGACCGAAGAGGAGCACGAGAGTCCTGGAGATGCAGCACAGGCAGGACGGCAGGAGACTCCCCAAGAAGCCACTCTTCGATGAAGTGGAGTTTAGA CTTAAGACACCAAAGAACGAGGATAAACCATCTGACATCCAGCCGGCAGAAGCCAAAAGCAAAGAGGCCGCCCCTAAAACCCCAGGCCGGTGCATTTGCAAGCACTGTGGCAAAGTGTACGCCAGGAGGAACTGGCTGAACCTGCATATACTGGGGCACAGGAAGCGAACGCTCGCCCTGCAGCAGGACAGTGACGAGACCTGTAAAAACGACGACGAGCAG ACATCACAGGGAGGCTCGTCCGCCGATGATTCTGCGGTTCAGAAAGGAAAAGACAGAGGTAAAGCGTTTCCCTGTCCCTTCTGTGAAAAAGCCTTTCCACGAGCGATGCAGCTGATGGGGCACGTGCAGATCCACTCGGGCGAGAAACCGTACCCCTACCGACAGCGTAAAGAACAATTTTATGGTGACCTGACAAGGCCCAGAGGCCCCAATTCCGACAGCCAGGAG CCTGCGATAGAAAACACTGATGAAAGGGGGAAGGATGATGGAGTCGCGGTCTCTAGGAATCAGACCTCTGCAGTGTCTCAAGACCACACAAGCACTACAGAGCCCATGGAAACCGTTCAACCTCAATCAGTTTGCACTGGCAGAAAATTCAGCCCACTACCTCTGCAGTCAGCTGGTGCCACAACCAGCCAGAGCACAACTCATTCAAAAACTGATCCCAAATCAGTCGGCAATGCCATAAGCCACTTCAGTTTGCAGCCTAGAATTGTTCTAGAACCAATTACTGCTGAGCCCAAGCACTGGACTGCATCTGGAGAGGATGGTTTTAGTACAGTTAGTGCTGGAACGAGTGATGTTGAGTTGCACCAAAACTCTGAATTAGCCGATGCTGCTATAGTAAATGCTATAGACTACCAAGTCAGTCCGACTCAAATTACACTTGAAAACTTTAACACTTATGGCTGCCATGATGGCCAAAACCCACTGTCTAGCATAAGCTACACTGTTCTATCAGAGACAGATGATTCAGATATCGTTTGTGTTAAATTAGGTTCGTTTTGTAATTCTCGTGAAAATACCTCCTACCTTCCTAACCTGATGAAAGGTGACGTAGAACTTGTGGAAATAGAAGGAGAGCCAGATTCTCCAGGATCACAAATTAACAGCCCCAGTGTGAATCCAAGCTTTACTGGGACAGTTAACTCTGTTGccagacacacactccctttcTCTGAATCTGAGATAGGCAGCAGTGATCAAGCACTGATTTCTTATAGTGATTCTACTGACATGTTACTAACAGCTTCTGAAGTGCCCTTGGCAGAGACTAGCGCCGGGGCCACGCCCAAAGAAGCTGACATACAGCCGGTTTATACCATCATCTCAGATGCTGATGAGGATAATGATGAAGGTCATGATGATTGTGATTGGTTAAACGTGTCCAGTAACCTAGATGAAAAGAAAACCTCAACAGAGGGCCAAATTCAGTTAGAACAGTCAGGTCTAAAAAGTACCTCTGTCAGTCAGCCTTTCCAGGACACTTCTGGCATAGAACACACAAATAGTCCTTTATGTGCTGATCCCCCACACCCTGCCATGGATAGGATTGAAGTGGCCAGTCCAGGTATAGTTGACAAAATCCCTGCCAGCTCCTCGGAACAAGCAACTGATTCCGATTCAGATGTGGTGTTTGTACCAAATAAGACCAGTGAACAGAGCGAACATGGTGGCCCGCTTGCTAACGAGGAGCAAACGGACGAAAGTCGCACAGATCCAAAGGTGCAGTTTACCTGTGTGCCCTGTGGTTTAAATTTTGACAGCGAGTCATCTCTGGCTCTGCACAAGAAGATGCACTCTCTCCCTGGAGGCACTGACGAGAAGTCATTGGCCTTTAAAAAGCTAAAGAAGAAGTTCAAGAACATGCAGATTAAGCAGCACGTTGCTCATATCCAG ACATCAGAAATAGGTAGAGAGGATTCAGCAGACATCGTTGAAATCTCAGGAGAGAGGAACCCTGCAACGTTGCTCAGATTGACCGTAGACGAGTTGTCTGACGTCTATCCGGACACAGACGCCAGCCGTAGCCCCAGAGCAGCCTCGACATCTCCGGCTGTTGGCAAAGAACCGAAGAAGGAAAAGAAAACTTTGTACTGTCGGTTCTGTGGGAAAGCATGTCGAAAAATAGAACTGCACCTCAAGTATGATCACTCAAGGGAGCCTCAGGTGATGGAAGCTTTGCGATTTAGCAAAACCTCAGAAGAGAGGAAGAAGCTATTAGGCCGTCTTTGCAGTAAGGAAAAGATGGGATGTGATACGATTGATGGTGTCCGGAGTGGTAAAGCTGAAGACCTTGTGCATTGTCTCTTCTGTAAAGGGTCTTACCTGAGAAATCAGTTTTGGAAACATGCTTTGATATGTGAGGAGAAAAAAACTAAGGACTTGACTGAACAGGACGGCGTTGTGCTTCAACCTACTTCCAGACCGACGCAGGAAACCTTTGAACCCGAATCTGAGAATGCCATTCAAGGCACCATctgcaacacaacacagcagacCCTTCCAGAGTCCAGCACTATACAGAACACCCTTGCATCAGTATCTCCTCTTCCAGAAACTGACAGTGCTTTAATAAACCCGAACACCGGTCCGGAAACAGAGGATCCACCAGTTTTATATATTGGCAATGGAGCAGTAAAGATGAATATTGATTCAGAGTCTTCAGATCCACCTATTCTAGATTCTTTTCACAGTGCACATGTGCACAAGATTTCTGTTCCAGACACTGGCAACGGTATAGCAAAGAATCCTAACGTAGAGCCATTGAGTCCTCCTGTTCTAGACTCTTGCCACGCCGCACCAGAAGCCGCTCATTTAGAATTGGAGACTCCACTATCTCTAAGCATGGATGAGGGACGAGAACAGAACAAACCTGATTCTGAGTGTTCGGACCCTCCCGTTTTGGAGTCTTGCCACGGTACACCACAAGACGTCGATGGAGGTGAATCCACCTGCCCCCTCATTGACTCAGGTGGGGTGCTAGATGCTGAACAACCCACCGCCGAATTGATGAGTCTGCCGCTGTTTGATGCTACGTTTGAGAATGCTGATCGGTTGCTTACTTCAGCTTTAAAGAGTCCTCCCCTTGCGGACCCTGACGAGGGTGACGTACAGCGTAACATCGGTCAAGATAGTCCGAACTCCTCACAAAATGTAGACTGTGTGGCAGAATGTGTTTCCCCTCCAGAATCAGTGGTCCCCTCAGACAATGACAACAGTGGTGTACCTGCTGATGCAACGGACACTACACTACCAACTACATACGGTGGTGATCTCCAGGAAACCTCGGACTATGAAACTCTCACAGTTGAGGCTGCCATGCCTAACCTTGAGTGCGTTGATTCTCAGCAAATCGCACATCAGGAATTGAATAGCGTTGCCAGTTCTGACCCAGTCAAAGATCCCCTTAACTCAGAATCGGCTAATTCTATAGTTCCAGAACATGTTGGCTATGAAACAGGAGACTCTTCCATTCAGGTCTTTGAAACCAATGAACACGTGGCTTCTGCCACAGAACCCGACAGTCCTGCGGTTTGGGATCACATTCCCAAAGAAACACAGCAAACGCCTGATCCAGAATCAAACGTAACATACAGTCCTACAAAGCAAATGTTTGATTCCGAAGGTCACATCAGAGCCAACATGGATGGGTTTGTTGAAGTTGCAAACCAGGACTGTGATTTTAAAAGTGCCCTTGATTCAGACTCCACTACAACAGTGAAGAGGAAACTGGACCGTCAAAGCGGTGCAGCCCACGAAGAACCAAAGAGATGTCGTCTAAATGACCCCTTACAG AAGACACCGTCAGAAGAGTGTGAAGCATCGACAAGCACTGCTCCAACATCAGAGCAGGAGCACAAACACGGACCACAACCGTGCAGCTCAAACCCCTCGAGTCCGGAAGATGGTGAAGGAAAAGCAAGGCTATATAAAACGCATTACTGCTTCTACTGCAGAAAGCCTTGTGTCCGAATGGTTCCGCATCTCCAGTCGGTGCACGCTAATGAGCCCGAGGTGGCGAAGGCCCTTAGTTATGAAAAGAACTCAAAAGAAAGGAAGCAATTCCTGGACTTTCTCCGAAGCAAAGGGGACTTCTTGCATAATACAGACGTGGTTAGGAGCGGAGAGGGCTGCTTGGTGCCATCTAGACGGCTTGGCACAGCTTCCTCAAATGAGCACTATGAGCATTGTATTTACTGTCTCGGGTTATTCAGTAAGAGGTCCCTTTCTAATCATGTGCAGAGATGCAAGCAGAAATACCCAGACAGAGCTGCAACCAGCTGCAGCGATCTGCTCCCTGTCGCTGCCTCCACATCACCAAGTTCAACGTCCAACATTGGCTGTACTGCAGAGAACCTAAATATTGCTCCAGTATCTCCAAGTGGCCCACCACCAGATACCTCTTTAAGTGAAGAACTACTAAAGGCTAATCCTCAATCAGTAAATTGTACACCAGGAGATGAGGAGAATCCTCATGCTGAGCCTGATGGGTCCCTGGAGAGAGAACAGTCAGTTGGGTCCCTTTCAGAGACCGGTCACAGTGGAGCACAGCTTGACGGCAACACAGAACACGCACATTCTCCCCCTGAAGATATGAGCTCAAGTGTCGACCATGCCGATCTAGAAACGGGAAGCGACGTATCTCCGGACACCAGCTTCGTCGGTGTtcagacaggaagtgatgtcactCCAGACACCAGCCTAGTAACTGGTCAAACAGGAAGTGATTACTGGCACAAGGGGTCACCATGCAATCAAACTGAACGTAATATGAGTGAGGAGGACAAGAAACCTGAAGCAGAGCAGAGCAGTCAGAGAGGGCTagaaaggaggaggagaagttCCCGTCCGCATATTCAG CCAATGAAACTGGATGAGGACTCTGATGAAGAGAGTGTGTCACACAGCACAAAACTGCACGTGTGTGAACACTGCAGCGCCTCCTTCAGCAGCCCCTATCACCTGCGCCGACACGTGTACACGCACACAG GCGAAAGGCCATACTGGTGCAGCCAGTGCAATATGGGCTTCATTCAGAAATATCGCTTCCGAAACCATAGAATGACGCACCATG GAGAGACGCAGTTAAGCCTGGACCAGGAACTAGCAAGACATCGCAAGAAACGATCTCACAACGTCGAGAAGCCAGCACACAGTGAGCCCCGCCAACAG CCATCGGAAGAGTGCACTGCGGTGTCACCGGAGCCCTCCAATCCAGACCTGGAGAGACCTGCCTCCGCAGACAAAG AGGAGGAAACTCTTCAGCAGGAGGAGGGCCGTGCGGGACAGGAGGAGGGCCGTGCGGGAAAGGAGGAGGGCCGTGCGGGACAGGAGGAGGACCGTGCGGGACAGGAGGAGGACCGTGCGGGACAGGAGGAGCCTTTGGTCACTATTACCCTGGACAGGAAGAGCCAAACACTTCCTGAGGTCTCAGACCACAGAGCCCAGCTCAGCAGAGAGCCAGAAGATCCCTTGAGCCGCAGTTCAACACAGCCCGAGAAGAAGCGTGGAAAGAGAAGATGGTCTGTGATATGGAGGCCAGCGCAGAGCAATTCTTCAGGCTCTTCTCACAGCGATGCAGCCAGCGACCTCTCCGACAGGGAGGACTCGGCCGAGAGCgatgacacatacacaccctcaaATGGAGAAGGACAAAAGAGGAAGCCAGCAGGAAAGGCCAGTACCCATGCCGGGGGTCCCCATAAGTGCCCCAAGTGTGACAAGTCCTTTAGTGAACTGAAGAACCTCAGGTCCCATCACCGGCTGGCCCACAGCAAGGTGATGGGCTGTAACATCTGTGGCAAGGCCTTCGCCCAAACCGTGGATCTCCAGCGGCACCTTCTCACGCACTCCGGCGAGAGGCCACACCGCTGCGACCGCTGCCCCCGCAGCTTCGCCCAGCTGGGCAACCTGCGCAAGCATCAGCAGACCCACCAGAGCGTCGAGCAGCACAGGTGCCCCCACTGCAACATGGGCTTCAGCGACCCGGACGCCCTGGGCCAGCACGACTGCGGCAGGGACAAGCCGTTTTGCTGCAACATCTGTCGGCAGTGCTTCTCTTCGACCAAAGGGCTGCAGGGCCACCTGCGCAAAACCCACCCCAAAGCACAAATACTGGGCAGCAAAGTCAAGGATAGATAG